Genomic DNA from Pseudobacteroides sp.:
TACGCAAAATACTTATAAAGGAATTTTAATTTACATTTTTATTCTCATAAATAAAAATTGAAGATTATCCGGCTAAGCTCGAAAGGAGCCGATTATGAAGATATTAATGCTTTCTTGGGAATACCCTCCAAGGATAGTTGGAGGAATTTCAAGGGTTGTTTATGATCTTGCACAAAAATTAGGAGAAAGAGATAATGAGGTTCATGTTGTTACTTTTTGTGAACCTGGAACAAAAGAATTGGAAAAGGACAAAAATGTAATTGTTCACAGAGTTCATTCATATGACGTTGGAACATATAATTTTGTCGATTGGGTTTTGCATTTGAACTTTGCCTTAACAGGAAGGGCTGTAGCTCTTATAAATGATATAGGAAAGTTTGATATTATACATGCTCATGATTGGATTGTTGCATTTGCTGCCAAAACCATTAAAAACGCATATTCGATTCCGCTTGTTTGCACAATTCATGCTACTGAATCGGGCAGGAATTGGGGGATACATAATGATATCCAGAGATATATCAGTGGTGTTGAATGGTGGCTTGGATATGAATCATGGAGGGTAATTGTAAACAGCAATTATATGAAAAACGAGGTTAGGAGCGTATTTTCTCTTCCGGACGATAAAATAAGGATAATCCCTAATGGGGTTGACCTTAATAAATTTAACGGCTGTAAGAAAAATCAGGAAGTCAGAAGAAAATATGCAATGGACCAGGAAAAAATTGTGTTTTTTGTAGGCAGGCTTGTCAATGAAAAGGGTGCACATGTTTTGCTGGATGCTGTGCCTAAGGTTTTGCATCACTATTATGATACAAAATTCATCATTGCCGGCAGAGGACCTCAACTAGATCATCTGAAATGGCTTACATCTTCAAAGAATTTGTCTCACAAGGTATATTTTACGGGATATATAAGTGACGAGGATTTGCTGCAGCTTTATAAAGTTGCTGATATTGCAGTATTTCCAAGCCTGTATGAGCCTTTTGGCATAGTTGCTTTGGAAGGGATGGTTGCGGATGTACCTGTTGTTGTTTCAGATACCGGTGGATTGGGAGAAATAGTCCATCACGGTGTTGACGGTCTAAAAGCTTATACTGGAAATGCAAATTCCCTTGCTGACTGTATACTGGAGCTTCTTTTTAATCCTGACCGGGCAGAAGAGATGAAAAGAAGAGCACTTGAAAAGGTTAGAAGGGTATATAACTGGGAATATATAGCGGACCAGACTATGGATGTTTACAATGAGATAGTTGACAGTTGTAAACAATACCCATGGAATGCAAAAAGTATTAAAGAACAATTGGATATATTATAGCAATAGTTGTCTGACTTTATATAACAATCATCTAAATAAAGCATATAAAGTTAATATTATATAACTATTTTAAATATGCTATAATATTAAAAGTTATTAATTATTTGGAGGTTAAATTGTGGCAAAAAATAAAAAGAAACTAAAGATTATTCCTCTTGGGGGTTTAGGGGAAATAGGAAAGAACATTACTGCATTTGAGTATGGCGAAGATATTATAGTAATTGATTGTGGTTTGGCATTTCCCGAAGATGAAATGCTTGGAATAGATTTAGTTATACCTGATGTTTCATACCTGGTTAAGAATAAGGATAAGGTAAAGGGGTTTGTTATAACACATGGGCATGAGGATCATATAGGGGCACTTCCGTACGTTCTTAGAGATATAAATGTCCCTGTTTTCGGAACAAAACTTACTTTAGGGCTTATCCAGTATAAGCTTGAAGAACACGGCATGATCAATGATGTAGTTCTGCAGAATGTTATGCAGGGACAAACCATTGAGCTGGGTGCATTTAGAGTAGAGTTTATAAGGTCAACCCACAGCATCGCTGATTCAGTAGCAGTTGCTGTTCATACCCCCGTGGGCGTCGTTGTGCATACTTCAGACTTCAAAATCGATTACACCCCGATTGAAGGTGAGCCTATGGATTTTGCAAGGCTTGCAGAGCTTGGTAAAAACGGGGTATTGCTTCTTATGTGCGACAGCACAAATGTTGAACGCCCCGGTTATACCATGTCTGAAAGGACTGTAGGAGATACCTTTGAAGAAATATTTATGAATGCCAGAAGCAGAATATTGGTAGCAACATTTGCATCTAATGTTCACAGGGTGCAGCAGGTGATAAATGCATCCGTTAAGTTTGGCAGAAAAGTTGCCATATGCGGAAGGAGCATGGTTAATGTGGTTAAAGTAGCCATGAACCTTGGTTATCTCAACGTTCCGGAAGGGGTAATAGTTGATATCGATAATATCGACAAGTGTCCCGCCGACAGACTAGTTATAATTACCACAGGCAGCCAGGGCGAGCCTATGTCTGCACTATCAAGGATGGCAGCATCAGAGCATAAAAAGGTTGAGATTGTACCGGGAGATTTGGTTATAATATCTGCAAATCCTATACCCGGAAATGAGAAGTTTGTTTCCAAAGTAATAAATGACCTTTTCAAAAGAGGTGCTGAGGTTATTTATGAAGCCCTTGCAGATATACATGTATCCGGTCATGCATGTCAGGAAGAATTAAAGCTTATACATAGTCTGGTGAAGCCAAAGTTCTTTTTACCTGTGCATGGTGAATACAGGCATTTAAAACAGCATGCAAACCTGGCACATAGGTTGGGAATGCCTATGGACAGGATTTTTATAATGGATATAGGTAAGGTTCTTGAGCTTACCGAGGATTCTGCCAAGCTAAACGGCAATGTAGCATCGGGAAAGGTTCTTGTAGACGGACTCGGAGTAGGAGACGTGGGTAATATTGTACTACGTGACAGGAAGCACCTTTCGCAGGATGGATTGATTGTTGTGGTCATAACATTAGAAGGTGAGTCGGGAAATGTGGTTGCAGGACCTGATATTATTTCAAGAGGCTTTGTTTATGTAAGAGAGTCTGAGAACCTTATGGAAGAGGTTAAGGATGTAACAAAGCAGGCTCTTATAAAATGCGAAGAGAAAAAGAAAAATGACTGGGCTTCAAAGAAAAATATAATTAAAGACACTTTAAGGGATTACCTGTATGAAAAAACAAAGAGAAAGCCTATGATTCTGCCCATCATAATGGAAGTTTAAATGCTGTAAATATTACAAATTAAACCCTGGGAGGTTTTGTTTCCCGGGGTTTTGTACATGTCTGGACAATTTTGGTGTTTTATTTGTTGAATGTTTATTTGTAAATCATAACTGGATTTTGGGTAAAATCCTGTCCAGCCTTTTTAAATTTCGGGTTTTTGTAACCCAATACATATAGGTCGGTTGATTCTGATTCAAGCTGCAGCATTTTTCTTAGCATAGGGTTGCAGGAGTTTTTAAATTGTGAAGTCTTAGTAATTATGGGAAGCGTGCAATGCGGCTTCATTCTTTTTAAAAGAACTCTTCCTTTAGTGTTAAACCCAAGTATACGTACATACTGAGGACCCCCGTAACTGTTAAAGGAATTGAACATATTCTGAGTTAGGCCGGTAAGAACACTGAATATAATCCTTTGAATTCTGGTCCGCGTAAATCTTTTGGTAGCAATGCCGCTTATAAGATTCTCCAATGTACCTGAATCTTCTGCGGATTTTTTGATTCTGTTTTCCAGCCCTTCACTTACATAGGGGAGATTTTTGATTTCTTCAAGGCTCATTTTTCGTAAAAGGCCTATTATATAATTTTCAAAGCTATGGGAAAATACAGGGCCTCTCCCTGCGGAAAACTCGTCCATAAGTGCACTAAAGCTTGCGGTAGGTACCAGACTTTCAAGGTTTGCCAAAGAATTGGTGCTTTGATTGACCCCGATAAATTTTCTAACTGCTGTTGCACTGGAAATACTGCCGCTAACTTCCTCGCTGTTGTAATCATTGCTTATTCTTTTGATTGTCTGAAACTTTATATTGCTGTTAAGCCTTTTAACTGCTTTTATATACTCAATACCAAGTATGTTATTGGAAGAAGCTATAGTTCTCAATATCATATCGGGATTTTGCAGATAGTTAGTGAAGTACATAGACAGTGCTTTTTCACGGGATAGGGGATAGGAGTGTCCCTCGCTTAAACTTTTCTGCAGGTAGGACTTGAATGCTTCAGGTTCATTTATAAGCACATCTGCTATTAATTCCAAATCTTCAATATTGCCGCTTTCACTTCCAAAGCAAATATAATCTACTATTCCAAGGCTGTCCAGCAATTTAACCGCTCCATATGCAAAGTATTCTGCACTGGCCATGGAATATACCGTTGGAAGTTCTATGACAAGGTCAGCACCGGACATTAGTGCCATCCTGCTGCGGGCCCATTTATTTACAATTGCTGGTTCACCCCGCTGTATGAAATTACCGCTCATTATACACACGGTAAAGTCGGCATTTGTCAATTTCTGTGCTTCCTCCATATGGTATTTATGCCCATTGTGGAATGGATTGTATTCTACTATCAGACCAAGAACCGTCATATAGTTTCTCCTATGATATATATTATGCTTCATTTATTATATCTCAAAAAGCTGTTTTTAAGAAATAATTTGTGTAGTTTATGGATATATTACAATTATAAATATAACCAAGTGTAAGTTTAATCAGGAACAAGTACTGTAAAAATTTTATCAGATTAATATAAATAATGAACAGGAGGATACTTAATGCCTGTTAGAATGGTTGAAGTTCTAAGGTCCGGAGTTGTTGAGAGTATTCATTACGGAGATGCCGTTGCTATAAGAGCTGACGGACAAGTTATTTGCAGCATTGGAGATCATGAGCGGATTACCTTTTTCAGATCTACATCCAAGCCGCTGCAAGCCATATATTTTTTGGAAACTGGAATTGTTGAGAAGTTTGGTTTGGATTTAAAAGAAGTTGCTATTATTTCTTCATCCCATATAGGAGAGAATGAGCATATTCAGACTTTAAAGAGCATTTTGGGGAAGATAGGTGAAGATGAAAGCGTTCTTAAATGCGGTATGCATGAGCCTATAAGCAAGGAGGCTGCCGGCAGAATAGCTGCATCGAGAGGCAAATTAACAGTTCTACATAATAACTGTTCAGGAAAGCATATAGGCCTTATAGCAACATCAAAAACTAAGGGTTATGAAATTGAGGGTTATTATAAGGAAAACCATAGTGTTCAGATTGGAGCACAAAGCATTATCGCAGAATTTGCAAACCTGGAGCCTTCAACTATGCAAAAGGGTTTTGATGGCTGCGGCGTTCCCGTTATTGCAGCACCCCTTAAAAATCTGGCACAGGCATATGCAAATTTATGCAATAATGAGTTTAAGGGGGGCAAATATATAAAGTCTCAAAACTACCTCATAAGTGCTATGACTATGTACCCTGAAATGATTGGCGGCAAAGAGAGAACCGATAGCGAGCTGATGAAACAATTTGGAGGAAGAATTATTTGCAAATTGGGAGATGAGGGGGTTTTCTGTGTTGGTGTTATAGGTAAGGGAATAGGTATTGCCTTAAAGATTGAAGACGGAAGTATGAGAGCCTTAGGACCGGCAGTAATTAATTTGCTTATTAATCTTGGCATTATAGGGAATAGTGAAATTAATGAATTGGAAAAAATATGGAGACCACCTGTAATAAACCACAAGGGCGATATAGTTGGTGAGATACATCCGTTATAAATCGCTTGCGATTTATTTATGCATAAAGAAGCGGGGAAGTTCAAAAAATTGAATGCCCCGTTTTTTATGTTCTAGGATATTACTCTTCCGATGCTTTTTCCAATGTGTTGATATTTGTCAATACTACCCTTCCTTTTATGTCTATTAGAGGTTGGTTTTTATCTTTTATAACCTTTTCAAGCTCATTTATTGAATAATCCAGCTTACTGACATTTTCATGCTGCTTCTTATCAATGGTGTTTTTATATGTTGACCAAGACGATTTGAGACTGGTAATGTCTGATTCTGCCGTGGGCCAGTTTGGAGCCAATGAATTCAGTATGGAATTTCTTGTATAGTATTTAACCCTCTTTAATTCGGGGGATGCTTTGCTTTTGTAAAGGTATAAAAGATCTGGAATATAAGAGTAAAGCTTATTTGATTCCATAAGGGTATTTTCTTTGTTTTTTGTGATTATGGTATTTGTAAGGCTGTTGAGCGAGTTGCTGAAGTTGTCTGTAAGTTCTCTGGAAGCACCCTTGCTGGTTGCTTCAGGCCTAAGTTCATTCCATTGATAATGCAGGCTGTTTACAAGCGGCGTGATTTCTGCCCAGGGATCCTGAGGTGAAGGTTTGGCAGGTGATGACTGGGGCTTGGTCTCTGTATTGCCCTCTTTTGGTGATGGTGTGCTTTCACTAGGGCTGGGGCTTTCGGAGCTTTTGCTACCTCCGCCTTCCTCGCTGCTTTTATCACCCTCTTGTTTGCCTTTGGATTCTTCCGATTGTGTGCTTTTCTCTTTACTCTGCTTGCCGGACTTCGCATCACCCGTTGAATCCTCATCTTTTGGTACAGAAGGACCCTTAAGGGCAGTTATAATACTTTCGATATTCTCTTCAATACCTGTAAGTACATCAGGTGTAGTTTCCTTGCTTTGACCGCCTTGGGCAGACTGCTGCTGGCCTGACGGTCCATTGTTCTTATTTCCGCAGCCTACTGTAGGTAAACATATAGTAAGCGTTACAACTAATATTTGAAAAATAGTGGATTTTAATCGTACCATTTGATATATCCTCCGGTTCTAATCTGTAAATTGTTGTATATCTAAACCTGTTTAATACTTATAGTATTTATCAATAATACTTACTTATACAAGCTATGAAAAAATTACATAAAGGGTTTTTATCTGTTTTGTTTAATATTAAATATGATATGACCAATAACTTTTATTAATTTAATTCTTAATTAATCAGGGAGGCAAATTATATGTCAATTACCGTTAGTATGTGGTCAGGTAAATCCGGAGAAATTAAAAGATTTTTAAAAAGTTTTTACCAAAAAGAAGTAAAAGCAGAGGAGGATATTTCTCAATGGATTTATGTATATAATAAGCCTCTTGAGGCAATAGATATAATAAGTGCACTTATGGATAACAAAGATAAATATAAAATTTCTATGTTTATACAAATTGATAGAGGTGATTTATATCTTATTAATGAATATAATCATAATGATATAGTAAAAAGTTTAATCCAACTTGTTCACTCAAAGTATATTGTTTGACTTAAGATGAAATTAAAATATTTAATTAAATTATCAAAAATATTAATATACATATTGATTTTTTTAAGAAAATATTATAGAATGTTTATAAGGATAGTCGTTAAATAATCATTTGTAATTGAAGGAGGCATATATATGTCAATGTTTGAAAGTTTTACAAGGAAGGTAACTGATACTGCAAAAGCTGCAGCAAAAAAATCAAGTGAGCTTGTTGAGGTTACAAAGCTCAATATGAGCATAAGCTCTGAAGAGGATAAAATAGAAAAGTTATATTTGGAAATAGGTAAAACAATCTATGAATCCTATGCAAAAGGCGAAACTACAAGCGAGTTGTTTGCGGAAAAATGCAAACAGATAGATGAATACAACAATAACATTAAGGAAATGAGAAATAAGATTCTCGAGCTCAAAAATGAAAAAATTTGTCCTACCTGCCGTGAGGAGTTGGATAGAAGCGTTAACTACTGTTCAAAATGCGGAACAAAGCAAGAGATAATTGAGCCTCCAGTTTTTGAAGCAGAAGAAGCTATTGAAAAGAAATGTCAAGGCTGTGATTCTGTTGTAGGAGAAGATTCGTTATTCTGCACAAAATGCGGAACCAAATTGGATTAAGGGATGCTTGAAAAATTACTTCCGCTTTCTACGCGGCTGGTCGTTTAGCTTCACTAAACTGCTCGCCATGCATCCTGGGTGTTGACGAGCTGAGTCAA
This window encodes:
- a CDS encoding glycosyltransferase family 4 protein — its product is MKILMLSWEYPPRIVGGISRVVYDLAQKLGERDNEVHVVTFCEPGTKELEKDKNVIVHRVHSYDVGTYNFVDWVLHLNFALTGRAVALINDIGKFDIIHAHDWIVAFAAKTIKNAYSIPLVCTIHATESGRNWGIHNDIQRYISGVEWWLGYESWRVIVNSNYMKNEVRSVFSLPDDKIRIIPNGVDLNKFNGCKKNQEVRRKYAMDQEKIVFFVGRLVNEKGAHVLLDAVPKVLHHYYDTKFIIAGRGPQLDHLKWLTSSKNLSHKVYFTGYISDEDLLQLYKVADIAVFPSLYEPFGIVALEGMVADVPVVVSDTGGLGEIVHHGVDGLKAYTGNANSLADCILELLFNPDRAEEMKRRALEKVRRVYNWEYIADQTMDVYNEIVDSCKQYPWNAKSIKEQLDIL
- a CDS encoding ribonuclease J — encoded protein: MAKNKKKLKIIPLGGLGEIGKNITAFEYGEDIIVIDCGLAFPEDEMLGIDLVIPDVSYLVKNKDKVKGFVITHGHEDHIGALPYVLRDINVPVFGTKLTLGLIQYKLEEHGMINDVVLQNVMQGQTIELGAFRVEFIRSTHSIADSVAVAVHTPVGVVVHTSDFKIDYTPIEGEPMDFARLAELGKNGVLLLMCDSTNVERPGYTMSERTVGDTFEEIFMNARSRILVATFASNVHRVQQVINASVKFGRKVAICGRSMVNVVKVAMNLGYLNVPEGVIVDIDNIDKCPADRLVIITTGSQGEPMSALSRMAASEHKKVEIVPGDLVIISANPIPGNEKFVSKVINDLFKRGAEVIYEALADIHVSGHACQEELKLIHSLVKPKFFLPVHGEYRHLKQHANLAHRLGMPMDRIFIMDIGKVLELTEDSAKLNGNVASGKVLVDGLGVGDVGNIVLRDRKHLSQDGLIVVVITLEGESGNVVAGPDIISRGFVYVRESENLMEEVKDVTKQALIKCEEKKKNDWASKKNIIKDTLRDYLYEKTKRKPMILPIIMEV
- a CDS encoding nucleotidyltransferase, with protein sequence MTVLGLIVEYNPFHNGHKYHMEEAQKLTNADFTVCIMSGNFIQRGEPAIVNKWARSRMALMSGADLVIELPTVYSMASAEYFAYGAVKLLDSLGIVDYICFGSESGNIEDLELIADVLINEPEAFKSYLQKSLSEGHSYPLSREKALSMYFTNYLQNPDMILRTIASSNNILGIEYIKAVKRLNSNIKFQTIKRISNDYNSEEVSGSISSATAVRKFIGVNQSTNSLANLESLVPTASFSALMDEFSAGRGPVFSHSFENYIIGLLRKMSLEEIKNLPYVSEGLENRIKKSAEDSGTLENLISGIATKRFTRTRIQRIIFSVLTGLTQNMFNSFNSYGGPQYVRILGFNTKGRVLLKRMKPHCTLPIITKTSQFKNSCNPMLRKMLQLESESTDLYVLGYKNPKFKKAGQDFTQNPVMIYK
- a CDS encoding asparaginase, whose amino-acid sequence is MPVRMVEVLRSGVVESIHYGDAVAIRADGQVICSIGDHERITFFRSTSKPLQAIYFLETGIVEKFGLDLKEVAIISSSHIGENEHIQTLKSILGKIGEDESVLKCGMHEPISKEAAGRIAASRGKLTVLHNNCSGKHIGLIATSKTKGYEIEGYYKENHSVQIGAQSIIAEFANLEPSTMQKGFDGCGVPVIAAPLKNLAQAYANLCNNEFKGGKYIKSQNYLISAMTMYPEMIGGKERTDSELMKQFGGRIICKLGDEGVFCVGVIGKGIGIALKIEDGSMRALGPAVINLLINLGIIGNSEINELEKIWRPPVINHKGDIVGEIHPL
- a CDS encoding zinc ribbon domain-containing protein translates to MSMFESFTRKVTDTAKAAAKKSSELVEVTKLNMSISSEEDKIEKLYLEIGKTIYESYAKGETTSELFAEKCKQIDEYNNNIKEMRNKILELKNEKICPTCREELDRSVNYCSKCGTKQEIIEPPVFEAEEAIEKKCQGCDSVVGEDSLFCTKCGTKLD